A genomic region of Salvelinus namaycush isolate Seneca chromosome 7, SaNama_1.0, whole genome shotgun sequence contains the following coding sequences:
- the LOC120050425 gene encoding homeobox protein engrailed-2a-like, whose translation MEENDHSKRDEERQVSADESNRAILPLLQAPGNIQQIPHRVTNFFIDNILRPDFGRKKEGNTEQEENSHVTRENHSPAVPRTEQVGSTVPTEGTSTPHPGGVANKAEIVTEEPLKPRGENGDQCLSSDSDSSQASSNVPSKQPMLWPAWVYCTRYSDRPSSGPRSRKPKKKTASKEDKRPRTAFTAEQLQRLKTEFQTNRYLTEQRRQALAQELGLNESQIKIWFQNKRAKIKKATGAKNSLALHLMAQGLYNHATTSKDDKSDSD comes from the exons ATGGAAGAAAATGATCATAGCAAAAGAGATGAGGAACGTCAAGTGTCGGCGGATGAGTCAAACAGAGCGATACTTCCCCTATTACAAGCGCCGGGAAACATTCAGCAGATCCCCCATCGAGTTACCAATTTCTTCATCGATAATATCTTACGGCCGGACTTTGGGCGGAAAAAAGAAGGCAACACAGAGCAGGAAGAAAATAGTCACGTTACCAGAGAGAACCATAGCCCGGCTGTTCCAAGAACGGAGCAAGTGGGGAGTACTGTGCCAACGGAAGGAACTTCCACTCCTCATCCAGGCGGCGTGGCCAATAAGGCTGAAATAGTTACCGAAGAGCCCCTGAAACCCCGCGGAGAGAATGGAGATCAGTGCCTAAGCTCGGACTCGGATAGTTCTCAAGCCAGCTCAAATGTACCATCCAAACAGCCTATGCTCTGGCCAGCTTGGGTGTACTGCACCAGATACTCAGACAGGCCCTCATCAG GACCGAGATCTCGAAAACCAAAGAAGAAAACCGCCAGCAAAGAGGACAAGCGACCAAGGACGGCCTTCACAGCTGAACAGCTTCAAAGACTAAAAACCGAGTTTCAAACGAACCGGTATTTGACCGAACAGAGGCGACAGGCCTTGGCCCAAGAACTCGGTCTTAACGAATCTCAAATCAAAATCTGGTTCCAGAACAAAAGGGCAAAAATCAAGAAGGCCACGGGCGCCAAAAACAGCCTAGCCCTGCACCTGATGGCACAGGGACTGTACAATCATGCTACGACGTCAAAAGATGACAAATCAGACAGCGATTGA